From the Rhinoderma darwinii isolate aRhiDar2 chromosome 12, aRhiDar2.hap1, whole genome shotgun sequence genome, one window contains:
- the LRFN5 gene encoding leucine-rich repeat and fibronectin type-III domain-containing protein 5 isoform X1: MEKLFGYLLFIGMAVRAEICPKRCACQNLSPNLATLCDKKGLLFIPPNINRKTVELRLADNFVTNIKRKDFANMTSLVELTLSRNTISYITSQSFADLRNLRALHLNSNRLTKVTNDIFTGLSNLHHLILNNNQLILISPSAFDDVLALEELDLSYNNLETIPWEAVEKMVSLHTLSLDHNMIEHIPKGTFSHLHKLNRLDVTSNKLQKLPPDPLFQRAQVLATSGMITPTTFALSFGGNPLHCNCELLWLRRLLREDDLETCASPPLLSGRYFWSITEEDFLCEPPLITRYTPDVEVLEGQRAVLKCKALGDPEPAVHWISPEGKLISNGTRILVYDNGTLDILITTVKDGGPFACIASNPAGETTKTINLHIIKLPHLVNSTNHIHEPDPGSSDISTSTKSGSNASSSNGDTKLLSQDKKVVVAEATSSTALIKFNFQRNIPGIRMFQIQYNGTYDDSLVYRMIPPTSKTFRVNNLASGTVYDLCVLAIYDDGITSLTATRVVGCIQFTTEQDYVRCHFMQSQFLGGTMIIIIGGIIVASVLVFIIILMIRYKVCNGNGQHKSTKVSNVYSQTNGSQNQSCSASMPPSASKQVVGHDESSQCCKSTDSGAPSSDTCSSQGAAATTSASPHTWTSNTSASLKQKRKSQLKPTDSHTETVLNMESQNTNRNNSTALRLSSRSTGSPTYKRAQSRPSKFLTLPADTSRAKRRYSLNGEIMEYHCYVNSRNTGGLWSKRSMSMNGILVQSDNSDMDSGKATFSSSEWILESTV, encoded by the exons ATGGAAAAACTGTTCGGTTACCTGTTGTTCATTGGCATGGCGGTAAGAGCTGAGATCTGTCCTAAGCGCTGTGCCTGTCAGAATCTATCTCCAAATCTCGCAACCTTGTGTGATAAGAAAGGGCTGCTCTTCATCCCACCGAACATCAACCGAAAGACGGTAGAGTTAAGGCTAGCGGATAACTTTGTTACCAACATAAAACGGAAGGATTTTGCAAATATGACCAGTCTGGTGGAACTGACTCTGTCCAGGAATACAATAAGCTACATCACATCTCAATCATTTGCCGACTTGCGCAATTTACGAGCGTTGCATTTAAATAGTAATCGATTGACTAAAGTCACCAATGATATCTTTACCGGGCTTTCTAATCTCCACCATTTGATACTCAACAACAACCAACTGATATTGATTTCACCTTCCGCCTTTGATGATGTTTTAGCCCTGGAGGAACTTGATCTATCTTATAATAACTTGGAGACCATCCCTTGGGAGGCGGTGGAAAAAATGGTTAGCTTGCACACTCTTAGTCTAGATCACAACATGATTGAGCACATCCCGAAGGGAACTTTTTCCCATCTGCACAAGCTGAATAGATTAGATGTAACGTCCAACAAACTGCAAAAATTACCACCGGACCCGCTGTTTCAGAGAGCTCAGGTCCTAGCAACCTCAGGGATGATAACCCCTACCACATTTGCATTAAGCTTTGGTGGAAACCCCCTACATTGCAATTGTGAATTACTATGGCTGAGGCGCCTTTTGAGAGAGGACGACCTGGAGACATGTGCGTCACCTCCCCTCCTTTCGGGACGTTATTTCTGGTCCATCACAGAAGAAGACTTCCTATGTGAGCCACCACTTATTACAAGATATACCCCAGACGTGGAAGTCCTGGAAGGTCAAAGAGCAGTTTTAAAGTGCAAAGCCCTTGGAGACCCTGAACCTGCAGTTCATTGGATCTCTCCAGAAGGAAAGTTAATATCCAACGGGACGCGGATTTTGGTTTACGACAATGGAACGCTGGACATTCTTATAACCACAGTCAAAGATGGAGGTCCTTTTGCATGTATTGCTTCTAATCCTGCAGGAGAGACAACCAAAACAATCAATCTTCACATAATCAAACTCCCCCACTTAGTGAATAGTACGAACCACATTCATGAGCCGGATCCGGGGTCATCAGACATATCAACGTCCACTAAATCTGGTTCCAACGCAAGTAGCAGCAATGGAGATACAAAATTATTGAGCCAAGATAAGAAGGTGGTGGTGGCGGAAGCAACGTCCTCAACTGCACTAATTAAATTCAATTTTCAAAGAAATATCCCTGGAATACGAATGTTCCAGATACAATATAACGGCACATATGATGACTCCCTCGTCTACAG AATGATACCTCCAACAAGCAAGACATTCCGTGTTAACAACTTGGCTTCGGGAACAGTCTATGACCTGTGTGTCTTGGCCATTTATGATGATGGCATTACATCCCTCACGGCCACGAGGGTTGTCGGTTGCATCCAATTCACAACTGAACAAGATTATGTCCGTTGTCATTTTATGCAGTCACAGTTCTTGGGAGGGACCATGATAATTATAATAGGTGGAATCATTGTGGCCTCTGTCCTTGTTTTTATAATTATCTTGATGATTAGGTATAAAGTTTGCAATGGCAACGGACAGCACAAATCGACGAAAGTCAGTAATGTGTATTCTCAAACCAATGGATCTCAGAATCAAAGTTGTAGTGCATCAATGCCTCCATCAGCTTCAAAGCAAGTGGTTGGACATGACGAGAGTTCACAATGCTGTAAGTCAACAGACAGCGGGGCACCATCTTCTGACACTTGTTCAAGCCAAGGTGCAGCCGCTACTACCTCTGCTTCGCCCCATACATGGACTTCAAATACTTCGGCCTCCCTTAAGCAGAAAAGGAAAAGTCAATTAAAACCCACAGACTCACACACTGAAACCGTTTTAAATATGGAGTCCCAAAACACAAATAGAAATAATTCAACTGCCCTTCGGTTAAGCAGTCGTTCCACAGGGTCACCAACCTATAAAAGAGCACAATCAAGGCCAAGTAAGTTCCTTACGTTACCTGCAGACACTTCTAGGGCCAAGCGAAGGTACTCTCTAAATGGTGAAATTATGGAGTACCATTGTTATGTAAACTCTCGTAACACAGGTGGACTTTGGTCAAAGAGGAGCATGTCCATGAATGGGATCTTGGTCCAGTCAGATAATTCAGACATGGACAGCGGTAAAGCAACTTTTTCAAGTTCTGAGTGGATATTGGAAAGCACTGTGTGA
- the LRFN5 gene encoding leucine-rich repeat and fibronectin type-III domain-containing protein 5 isoform X2: MEKLFGYLLFIGMAVRAEICPKRCACQNLSPNLATLCDKKGLLFIPPNINRKTVELRLADNFVTNIKRKDFANMTSLVELTLSRNTISYITSQSFADLRNLRALHLNSNRLTKVTNDIFTGLSNLHHLILNNNQLILISPSAFDDVLALEELDLSYNNLETIPWEAVEKMVSLHTLSLDHNMIEHIPKGTFSHLHKLNRLDVTSNKLQKLPPDPLFQRAQVLATSGMITPTTFALSFGGNPLHCNCELLWLRRLLREDDLETCASPPLLSGRYFWSITEEDFLCEPPLITRYTPDVEVLEGQRAVLKCKALGDPEPAVHWISPEGKLISNGTRILVYDNGTLDILITTVKDGGPFACIASNPAGETTKTINLHIIKLPHLVNSTNHIHEPDPGSSDISTSTKSGSNASSSNGDTKLLSQDKKVVVAEATSSTALIKFNFQRNIPGIRMFQIQYNGTYDDSLVYRMIPPTSKTFRVNNLASGTVYDLCVLAIYDDGITSLTATRVVGCIQFTTEQDYVRCHFMQSQFLGGTMIIIIGGIIVASVLVFIIILMIRYKVCNGNGQHKSTKVSNVYSQTNGSQNQSCSASMPPSASKQVVGHDESSQCCKSTDSGAPSSDTCSSQGAAATTSASPHTWTSNTSASLKQKRKSQLKPTDSHTETVLNMESQNTNRNNSTALRLSSRSTGSPTYKRAQSRPSFP; encoded by the exons ATGGAAAAACTGTTCGGTTACCTGTTGTTCATTGGCATGGCGGTAAGAGCTGAGATCTGTCCTAAGCGCTGTGCCTGTCAGAATCTATCTCCAAATCTCGCAACCTTGTGTGATAAGAAAGGGCTGCTCTTCATCCCACCGAACATCAACCGAAAGACGGTAGAGTTAAGGCTAGCGGATAACTTTGTTACCAACATAAAACGGAAGGATTTTGCAAATATGACCAGTCTGGTGGAACTGACTCTGTCCAGGAATACAATAAGCTACATCACATCTCAATCATTTGCCGACTTGCGCAATTTACGAGCGTTGCATTTAAATAGTAATCGATTGACTAAAGTCACCAATGATATCTTTACCGGGCTTTCTAATCTCCACCATTTGATACTCAACAACAACCAACTGATATTGATTTCACCTTCCGCCTTTGATGATGTTTTAGCCCTGGAGGAACTTGATCTATCTTATAATAACTTGGAGACCATCCCTTGGGAGGCGGTGGAAAAAATGGTTAGCTTGCACACTCTTAGTCTAGATCACAACATGATTGAGCACATCCCGAAGGGAACTTTTTCCCATCTGCACAAGCTGAATAGATTAGATGTAACGTCCAACAAACTGCAAAAATTACCACCGGACCCGCTGTTTCAGAGAGCTCAGGTCCTAGCAACCTCAGGGATGATAACCCCTACCACATTTGCATTAAGCTTTGGTGGAAACCCCCTACATTGCAATTGTGAATTACTATGGCTGAGGCGCCTTTTGAGAGAGGACGACCTGGAGACATGTGCGTCACCTCCCCTCCTTTCGGGACGTTATTTCTGGTCCATCACAGAAGAAGACTTCCTATGTGAGCCACCACTTATTACAAGATATACCCCAGACGTGGAAGTCCTGGAAGGTCAAAGAGCAGTTTTAAAGTGCAAAGCCCTTGGAGACCCTGAACCTGCAGTTCATTGGATCTCTCCAGAAGGAAAGTTAATATCCAACGGGACGCGGATTTTGGTTTACGACAATGGAACGCTGGACATTCTTATAACCACAGTCAAAGATGGAGGTCCTTTTGCATGTATTGCTTCTAATCCTGCAGGAGAGACAACCAAAACAATCAATCTTCACATAATCAAACTCCCCCACTTAGTGAATAGTACGAACCACATTCATGAGCCGGATCCGGGGTCATCAGACATATCAACGTCCACTAAATCTGGTTCCAACGCAAGTAGCAGCAATGGAGATACAAAATTATTGAGCCAAGATAAGAAGGTGGTGGTGGCGGAAGCAACGTCCTCAACTGCACTAATTAAATTCAATTTTCAAAGAAATATCCCTGGAATACGAATGTTCCAGATACAATATAACGGCACATATGATGACTCCCTCGTCTACAG AATGATACCTCCAACAAGCAAGACATTCCGTGTTAACAACTTGGCTTCGGGAACAGTCTATGACCTGTGTGTCTTGGCCATTTATGATGATGGCATTACATCCCTCACGGCCACGAGGGTTGTCGGTTGCATCCAATTCACAACTGAACAAGATTATGTCCGTTGTCATTTTATGCAGTCACAGTTCTTGGGAGGGACCATGATAATTATAATAGGTGGAATCATTGTGGCCTCTGTCCTTGTTTTTATAATTATCTTGATGATTAGGTATAAAGTTTGCAATGGCAACGGACAGCACAAATCGACGAAAGTCAGTAATGTGTATTCTCAAACCAATGGATCTCAGAATCAAAGTTGTAGTGCATCAATGCCTCCATCAGCTTCAAAGCAAGTGGTTGGACATGACGAGAGTTCACAATGCTGTAAGTCAACAGACAGCGGGGCACCATCTTCTGACACTTGTTCAAGCCAAGGTGCAGCCGCTACTACCTCTGCTTCGCCCCATACATGGACTTCAAATACTTCGGCCTCCCTTAAGCAGAAAAGGAAAAGTCAATTAAAACCCACAGACTCACACACTGAAACCGTTTTAAATATGGAGTCCCAAAACACAAATAGAAATAATTCAACTGCCCTTCGGTTAAGCAGTCGTTCCACAGGGTCACCAACCTATAAAAGAGCACAATCAAGGCCAA GTTTTCCTTGA